From the genome of Azospirillum brasilense, one region includes:
- a CDS encoding DJ-1/PfpI family protein, translating to MTDKAPSFGLMLFPDVTQLDLTGPYEVLARVPSAEVHLLWKTLDPVRSDTGLTILPTTTLAEAPPLDLLLVPGGSGINALLTDEEVLSFLEERGSSTRYISGICTGSLVLGAAGLLEGKRAGTHWASRDFLAAFGATPVAERVVADGTLYTGGGVTAGIDVALRIVADLFGEQAAKLVQLSIEYDPQPPFNAGVPDGAGEVVTADLLTRMRPMLEARAAAVAAGADALRRRRSARAS from the coding sequence ATGACCGACAAAGCGCCCAGCTTCGGCCTCATGCTGTTTCCCGACGTCACGCAGCTCGATCTCACCGGCCCCTACGAGGTGCTGGCCCGTGTGCCTAGTGCCGAGGTCCATCTGCTGTGGAAGACGCTCGATCCGGTGCGCTCGGACACCGGCCTGACAATCCTTCCCACCACCACCCTCGCCGAGGCACCGCCGCTCGACCTCCTCCTCGTGCCCGGCGGCAGCGGAATCAACGCGCTGCTGACCGACGAGGAGGTTTTGAGCTTCCTGGAGGAGCGGGGGTCCAGCACTCGGTATATCTCCGGGATCTGCACCGGCTCCCTGGTTCTCGGCGCCGCCGGGTTGCTGGAGGGGAAGCGGGCCGGCACGCATTGGGCCTCCCGTGACTTCCTCGCTGCCTTCGGCGCCACGCCGGTCGCTGAGCGCGTGGTGGCGGACGGCACCCTATACACCGGCGGCGGCGTGACCGCTGGAATAGACGTGGCGCTGCGGATCGTTGCCGACCTGTTCGGCGAGCAGGCCGCGAAACTCGTCCAGCTCTCCATCGAATACGACCCCCAGCCGCCCTTCAACGCCGGTGTGCCGGACGGGGCGGGGGAGGTGGTGACGGCCGATCTCCTCACGCGGATGCGCCCGATGCTTGAGGCGCGGGCCGCCGCGGTGGCGGCAGGTGCCGACGCGTTGCGACGCCGCCGGTCCGCTCGCGCCAGCTGA
- the rpsL gene encoding 30S ribosomal protein S12, which yields MPTINQLIRKPREPLAARNKVPAMEACPQKRGVCTRVYTTTPKKPNSALRKVARVRLTNGFEVTSYIPGEGHNLQEHSVVMIRGGRVKDLPGVRYHIIRGTLDTQGVKDRKQRRSKYGAKRPK from the coding sequence ATGCCGACGATCAACCAGTTGATCCGTAAGCCGCGCGAGCCCTTGGCCGCGCGCAATAAGGTTCCCGCGATGGAGGCGTGCCCGCAGAAGCGTGGCGTCTGCACCCGCGTCTACACGACCACGCCGAAGAAGCCGAACTCGGCTCTGCGTAAGGTCGCCCGCGTTCGCCTGACGAACGGCTTCGAAGTGACCTCCTACATCCCCGGTGAAGGCCATAACCTCCAGGAACACTCGGTGGTTATGATCCGCGGCGGCCGTGTGAAGGATCTTCCCGGCGTTCGCTACCACATCATCCGCGGCACGCTCGATACCCAGGGCGTGAAGGACCGTAAGCAGCGTCGTTCGAAGTACGGCGCGAAGCGTCCGAAGTAA
- the rpsG gene encoding 30S ribosomal protein S7, whose product MSRRRRAEKREVLPDAKYGDRVLTKFMNCLMLDGKKSAAERIVYGALSRIEAKTKNEPVQVFHDALLNVKPHLEVRSRRVGGATYQVPVEVRTDRAQALAIRWLIGAARARSENTMTERLSGELLDAANQRGTAVKKREDTHRMAEANKAFSHYRW is encoded by the coding sequence ATGTCCCGTCGTCGTCGCGCCGAGAAGCGTGAGGTCCTGCCGGACGCCAAGTATGGCGACCGCGTCCTGACCAAGTTCATGAACTGCCTGATGCTGGACGGCAAGAAGTCCGCTGCCGAGCGCATCGTCTACGGCGCGCTCAGCCGCATCGAGGCCAAGACCAAGAACGAGCCGGTTCAGGTCTTCCACGACGCCCTGCTGAACGTGAAGCCGCACCTCGAAGTGCGCTCGCGTCGCGTCGGTGGCGCCACCTATCAGGTTCCGGTCGAGGTCCGCACGGACCGCGCCCAGGCCCTGGCCATCCGCTGGCTCATCGGCGCCGCCCGCGCCCGCTCGGAAAACACCATGACCGAGCGTCTGTCGGGTGAGCTGCTGGATGCCGCCAACCAGCGTGGCACTGCCGTGAAGAAGCGCGAAGACACCCATCGTATGGCGGAAGCCAACAAGGCCTTCTCGCACTACCGCTGGTAA
- the fusA gene encoding elongation factor G: MPRSHPLNRYRNIGIMAHIDAGKTTTTERILYYTGKSYKIGEVHEGTAVMDWMEQEQERGITITSAATTCFWRDHRINIIDTPGHVDFTIEVERSLRVLDGAVAVFDSVAGVEPQSETVWRQADKYGVPRMCFVNKLDRTGADFFRCVAMMKERLGAFPLVLQLPIGSEASFVGVADLVAMRAIVWKEETLGAEFYYTDIPDALRDEAARHRQALLDAVLELDDAAMEAYLESGQEPSADTLKACIRKGTIGLRFVPVLCGSAFKNKGIQPMLDAVVDYLPAPVDVGAVKGHRVGSPETDERAPDDTAPFSALAFKIMNDPFVGSLTFVRVYSGTVASGTAVLNPGKDEKERIGRMLLMHANSREEIDEAYAGDIVAFTALKSTTTGDTLCDPAKPIVLERMEFPEPVIEVAVEPKSKADQEKMSMALSRLAQEDPSFRVAVDHESGQTIIKGMGELHLEIIVDRMKREFKVDANVGAPQVAYRETITKTAEIDYTHKKQTGGTGQFARVKLVFEPQPAGSGFVFQNKVVGGAVPKEFIPGVQKGLDASLHAGVVAGFPVIDLKVALVDGAFHDVDSSVLAFEIATRAAFREGMQKAGPMLLEPIMRVEVVTPEDYMGDIIGDLNSRRGQITAMDQRGNARSILAMVPLASMFGYVNTLRSMSQGRAQYTMQFDHHEPVPQTIAETIRARMA; encoded by the coding sequence ATGCCCCGTTCCCATCCCCTGAACCGTTACCGCAACATCGGCATCATGGCTCACATCGATGCCGGTAAGACCACGACCACCGAACGCATTTTGTACTACACTGGAAAGTCGTACAAAATCGGTGAGGTGCACGAGGGCACCGCGGTGATGGATTGGATGGAGCAGGAACAGGAACGGGGCATCACCATCACCTCCGCGGCCACGACCTGCTTCTGGCGCGATCACCGCATCAACATCATCGACACGCCGGGGCACGTCGACTTCACCATTGAAGTCGAACGCAGCCTGCGCGTGCTCGACGGTGCGGTTGCGGTGTTCGACTCCGTTGCGGGGGTGGAGCCTCAGTCTGAGACCGTGTGGCGGCAGGCCGACAAGTACGGCGTGCCCCGCATGTGTTTCGTCAACAAGCTGGATCGCACCGGCGCGGACTTCTTCCGCTGCGTCGCCATGATGAAGGAACGGCTGGGCGCTTTCCCGCTCGTTCTCCAGCTTCCGATCGGGTCCGAGGCCAGCTTTGTCGGCGTCGCCGATCTGGTCGCCATGCGCGCCATCGTCTGGAAAGAAGAGACGCTGGGCGCCGAATTCTATTACACCGACATTCCGGACGCCCTGAGGGACGAAGCAGCGCGCCACCGCCAGGCGCTGCTCGACGCCGTCCTGGAACTCGACGACGCGGCCATGGAGGCCTATCTCGAGTCCGGGCAGGAACCCTCCGCGGACACGCTCAAGGCCTGCATCCGCAAGGGCACCATCGGCCTGCGCTTCGTGCCGGTCCTCTGCGGCTCGGCCTTCAAGAACAAGGGCATCCAGCCGATGCTGGACGCCGTGGTGGACTATCTGCCGGCCCCCGTGGACGTCGGGGCGGTCAAAGGGCACCGTGTCGGCAGCCCCGAGACGGACGAGCGCGCACCGGACGACACCGCTCCCTTCTCCGCGCTCGCCTTCAAGATCATGAACGATCCCTTCGTCGGATCACTGACCTTCGTGCGCGTCTATTCCGGCACCGTCGCCTCCGGCACCGCCGTGCTGAACCCCGGCAAGGACGAGAAGGAGCGCATCGGCCGCATGCTGCTGATGCACGCCAACAGCCGGGAGGAGATCGACGAGGCCTACGCCGGCGACATCGTCGCCTTCACCGCGCTGAAGAGCACGACGACCGGCGACACGCTGTGCGATCCCGCCAAGCCCATCGTCCTGGAACGGATGGAGTTTCCGGAACCGGTCATCGAGGTGGCCGTCGAGCCGAAGTCCAAGGCCGACCAGGAAAAGATGAGCATGGCGCTGTCCCGCCTCGCCCAGGAGGATCCGTCCTTCCGCGTGGCCGTCGACCATGAGAGCGGTCAGACGATCATCAAGGGCATGGGCGAACTGCATCTGGAAATCATCGTCGACCGCATGAAGCGCGAGTTCAAGGTGGACGCGAACGTCGGCGCGCCGCAGGTGGCGTACCGCGAGACCATCACCAAGACCGCCGAGATCGATTACACCCACAAGAAGCAGACCGGGGGCACCGGCCAGTTCGCCCGCGTCAAGCTGGTCTTCGAGCCGCAGCCCGCCGGCAGCGGCTTCGTCTTCCAGAACAAGGTCGTCGGCGGCGCCGTGCCCAAGGAGTTCATTCCGGGCGTGCAGAAGGGGCTGGACGCCTCGCTGCATGCCGGGGTGGTGGCCGGCTTCCCGGTGATAGACCTCAAGGTCGCGCTGGTCGACGGCGCCTTCCACGATGTCGACTCCTCGGTGCTCGCCTTCGAGATCGCGACCCGCGCGGCCTTCCGCGAGGGCATGCAGAAGGCCGGCCCGATGCTTCTGGAGCCGATCATGAGAGTTGAGGTGGTGACGCCCGAAGACTACATGGGCGACATCATCGGGGACCTGAACAGCCGCCGTGGACAGATCACCGCCATGGACCAGCGGGGCAACGCCCGCTCGA